The following proteins are encoded in a genomic region of Chryseobacterium cucumeris:
- a CDS encoding NAD(P)-dependent oxidoreductase, with translation MKKVAVIGATGFVGAHVVSELADRGYAVEALVRDASKVKTQENVTAKSVDVNNVNELAETLKGSDAVISTFNAGWTNPNLYNDFLNGSENIEKAVEQSGVKRLIVVGGAGSLYTPDNVQIVDTPDFPEAYKPGATAARDYLNKIKENNTLDWTFFSPAIEMNQANVGERTGKYRTSLETPVFDENGRSRLSVEDVAVVLVDELEQNNHIRERFTAAY, from the coding sequence ATGAAAAAAGTAGCAGTAATCGGTGCAACAGGATTTGTAGGAGCACACGTAGTATCAGAATTAGCAGACAGAGGATATGCTGTAGAAGCATTGGTAAGAGATGCATCAAAAGTGAAAACACAGGAAAATGTAACTGCAAAAAGTGTTGATGTAAACAATGTAAACGAACTGGCTGAGACATTGAAAGGAAGCGATGCCGTAATCAGTACATTCAATGCAGGATGGACCAACCCTAACCTTTACAACGATTTTTTAAACGGTTCCGAGAACATTGAAAAAGCTGTAGAACAGTCGGGAGTAAAAAGACTGATTGTAGTAGGTGGAGCAGGAAGCCTTTACACACCGGATAACGTACAGATTGTAGATACTCCTGATTTCCCGGAAGCTTACAAACCAGGGGCAACAGCGGCAAGAGATTATTTAAACAAGATCAAAGAGAATAATACGTTGGATTGGACATTCTTCAGCCCTGCTATCGAAATGAATCAGGCTAATGTAGGAGAAAGAACAGGAAAATACAGGACTTCACTGGAAACTCCGGTATTTGATGAAAACGGAAGAAGCCGTCTTTCTGTAGAAGATGTAGCAGTAGTTCTGGTAGATGAATTGGAGCAGAACAACCATATCCGTGAACGTTTTACAGCAGCTTACTAA
- a CDS encoding catalase, whose amino-acid sequence MPNPLKYNKKFDELNEEEKKLLEINKKTIADFVEQSSSISDVNYATRNAHAKTYAVAKGTFRIESDIPESLQPFFDKEKFDLTIRFSNAQLKIKNTRKDIPAYGFAVQIKNENGGLLANYPLVNFPLFPINSVSNFLKLFTAVNRFYTKKWSSLFTLLLQMIKMTPSLLTADMVRNMIQLLRKRNDFILSFDYHSIGAYRLGDHIIKIKLSPQSVDKNIGKKQKVKDSLKNYLQTHDFKADVLVQICYDLKDQPINRLNVEWRNSPFIKIGEVRINKNSLLDARDCTNELLSFNPFESKIFFQPIGKIQKLRDEAYKVSVQTRRKINKLLHGKNS is encoded by the coding sequence ATGCCAAATCCACTAAAATATAATAAGAAGTTTGATGAACTGAATGAAGAGGAAAAAAAGCTTCTGGAAATCAATAAAAAAACAATAGCAGATTTTGTTGAACAATCCTCTTCCATCAGCGATGTCAACTATGCTACCAGAAATGCCCATGCCAAAACGTATGCGGTAGCAAAAGGTACATTCAGGATAGAATCTGATATTCCGGAATCACTGCAGCCTTTTTTTGATAAGGAAAAATTTGATCTTACTATACGGTTTTCCAATGCTCAGCTGAAAATTAAGAATACAAGAAAGGATATTCCTGCCTACGGCTTTGCAGTGCAGATCAAGAATGAAAACGGTGGGCTTCTTGCCAATTATCCATTGGTGAATTTTCCCCTGTTTCCTATAAATTCTGTTTCAAATTTTTTGAAACTGTTTACGGCGGTCAACAGATTTTACACCAAAAAATGGAGCAGTTTGTTTACCCTGCTGCTTCAGATGATTAAAATGACTCCTTCCCTGCTAACAGCTGATATGGTTCGTAATATGATTCAACTTCTTCGTAAAAGAAATGATTTTATTCTTTCCTTCGACTATCATTCTATAGGAGCTTACCGGCTTGGAGATCATATCATCAAAATAAAACTGTCTCCTCAATCTGTGGATAAGAACATTGGAAAAAAACAAAAGGTCAAGGATTCTTTAAAAAACTATCTGCAAACCCATGATTTTAAAGCCGATGTTTTAGTGCAGATCTGTTATGACCTGAAAGATCAGCCGATCAACAGACTGAATGTTGAGTGGAGAAATTCTCCTTTTATTAAAATCGGTGAGGTCAGAATCAATAAAAATTCTTTGCTGGATGCGCGGGACTGTACCAATGAATTGCTTTCATTCAATCCTTTTGAAAGTAAAATATTTTTTCAGCCTATAGGAAAAATACAAAAGCTGCGTGATGAAGCTTATAAAGTTTCTGTGCAGACCAGAAGGAAAATTAATAAGTTACTGCATGGGAAAAACAGTTAA
- a CDS encoding TerC/Alx family metal homeostasis membrane protein — protein sequence MEHQSILELHPGLVWGFAVTVVIMLLLDLGVFNKKSHEVSSKEATIWSIVWISLSMVFSGVVYWVFNTDGSPESHALAVEKFTQYQAAYWIEKALSVDNLFVFILVFGFFKVPKYLHHKVLFWGIIGALIFRAIFIFAGVGLINLTYLPEMNIFGEAVKINVVMTLFGLFLVYAGIKSWGDGDDGDDEDYSNTAGAKLIKSFWKVSDNYDGDKFFTIQNGIKMATPLLVVVGVIEFTDVLFAVDSIPAIFAISNDPFILYTSNIFAILGLRSLYFLLANFIHMFSKLPYGLAIILSFIGVKMLIAPWIHIPSPVSLGIVGGVLVISVLLSVIFPEKEEEKKEELEE from the coding sequence GTGGAACATCAAAGTATTTTAGAACTGCACCCTGGTCTGGTGTGGGGATTCGCAGTAACGGTTGTTATCATGCTGCTCCTGGACTTAGGGGTATTTAATAAAAAAAGTCATGAAGTCTCTTCCAAAGAAGCTACCATCTGGTCTATCGTATGGATTTCGCTTTCCATGGTTTTTTCAGGGGTGGTATATTGGGTATTCAATACCGACGGAAGCCCTGAAAGCCATGCTTTGGCAGTAGAGAAATTTACACAGTATCAGGCTGCTTATTGGATTGAAAAAGCCTTGTCTGTGGATAATTTATTTGTATTTATCCTCGTTTTCGGGTTCTTTAAAGTTCCGAAATATCTTCATCACAAAGTCCTTTTCTGGGGGATTATCGGAGCGCTGATCTTCAGAGCTATATTCATTTTTGCAGGAGTAGGACTGATTAATCTTACCTATCTTCCTGAAATGAATATCTTCGGTGAAGCAGTGAAAATCAACGTAGTCATGACCTTATTCGGATTATTCCTTGTCTATGCAGGGATCAAATCATGGGGTGACGGTGATGATGGTGACGATGAAGATTACAGTAATACAGCAGGAGCAAAACTGATCAAGAGTTTCTGGAAAGTTTCAGATAACTACGATGGAGATAAGTTCTTCACCATCCAAAACGGAATTAAAATGGCAACTCCTCTTTTAGTAGTAGTGGGTGTTATTGAATTTACGGACGTTCTTTTCGCTGTAGACTCCATCCCGGCGATCTTTGCAATCTCAAATGACCCGTTTATCCTTTATACATCAAATATCTTTGCTATTTTAGGATTAAGATCATTATATTTCCTGTTAGCGAACTTTATTCATATGTTCAGCAAACTTCCATATGGATTGGCGATTATCCTGTCCTTCATTGGAGTTAAGATGCTTATTGCGCCATGGATCCATATTCCGTCTCCGGTTTCATTAGGAATCGTAGGAGGTGTATTGGTGATCTCTGTTCTTTTATCCGTTATCTTCCCTGAAAAAGAAGAAGAGAAGAAAGAAGAACTGGAAGAGTAA
- a CDS encoding NAD(P)H-dependent glycerol-3-phosphate dehydrogenase, with protein sequence MAKKKIISESSNPKKNKKDISVGVVGSGSFATAIVKMLVENCKVVHWCVRNEFVKGAIELRGHNPTYLTAAHFNLKSLKLTTDINELVSACDVIVLATPSIYLSDTLDKMTCDYSDKIFISAIKGIIPKVNDVVAHYLRDEFKIGFRNQAVIAGPCHAEEVAMERLSYLTIAAVEDETAEKLEGIFSSDFIKVHTSKDILGNEYSAILKNIFAIGAGIASGLGYGDNFTAVFVSNAIREMETFLEAIYEAPRDVNESAYLGDLLVTAYSLFSRNRNLGNLIGKGYTVKSAIQSMNMVAEGYYAADSIYKTAKQKNLKLPIIDTVYAILYEGKNAEKQFKKLTAKLN encoded by the coding sequence ATGGCTAAAAAGAAAATTATTTCAGAATCTTCGAATCCAAAAAAGAATAAAAAGGATATTTCTGTAGGAGTTGTAGGAAGCGGAAGTTTTGCAACCGCTATCGTAAAAATGCTTGTTGAAAACTGCAAAGTTGTACACTGGTGCGTAAGAAATGAATTTGTAAAAGGGGCTATTGAGCTTCGTGGGCATAACCCAACCTATCTTACGGCGGCACATTTTAATCTTAAAAGTTTAAAACTGACAACAGATATTAACGAACTGGTATCTGCCTGTGATGTTATTGTGCTGGCAACGCCGTCTATTTACCTGTCTGATACACTGGATAAAATGACGTGCGATTATTCAGACAAGATCTTTATCTCTGCAATTAAAGGAATTATTCCAAAAGTAAATGATGTGGTGGCGCATTATCTTCGTGATGAATTTAAAATTGGTTTCAGAAACCAGGCTGTTATTGCAGGACCTTGTCATGCCGAAGAGGTTGCCATGGAAAGACTTTCTTATCTTACGATTGCAGCAGTAGAAGATGAAACCGCTGAAAAACTTGAAGGAATATTCAGTTCAGATTTTATCAAAGTGCATACAAGCAAAGATATTTTAGGAAATGAGTACAGTGCGATCCTTAAGAACATTTTTGCCATAGGAGCAGGAATTGCCAGTGGATTAGGATATGGAGATAACTTTACGGCAGTATTTGTTTCCAACGCAATCCGTGAAATGGAAACTTTCCTGGAAGCGATTTATGAAGCACCAAGAGATGTGAACGAAAGTGCCTATCTGGGTGACCTTTTGGTAACGGCGTATTCACTTTTCTCAAGAAACAGAAACCTTGGAAACCTGATCGGAAAAGGATATACCGTGAAGTCTGCCATTCAGTCCATGAACATGGTAGCAGAAGGATATTACGCAGCAGATTCCATTTATAAGACAGCGAAACAGAAAAACCTTAAACTCCCGATTATTGATACGGTATATGCTATTTTGTATGAAGGTAAAAATGCTGAAAAGCAGTTTAAAAAACTGACCGCAAAATTGAATTAA
- a CDS encoding MBL fold metallo-hydrolase, protein MIQKKLWSLLALLGFISIFAGNLKVKVYNPGAKAIFPITSTIIYGDKDAILVDAQFQKQYAEQLVKEIKATGKNLKTVFISHSDPDFYFGLDVIRKAFPNAKIISTAQTAYLISASKDDKMGVWKPQLKADAPSEIIIPEAVTSIPDLEGNKIEIRQNPEDPAHSFLWIPSIKTIAGGISVSVGSHLWMADTQNVKAIDQWIGQIDAMKGLKPEKVIPSHFAELSTSPQSLDFVKNYLENYKQAVTENKTTSAIVDFMVKKYPDLPGKEELEMGVKVYLKEMDWDLKSPYPVIGSKVEVDFGEVKFILDFKDNKTMTFTGTEGSSKNSTDTVEYTAVEVAKNVFMVYWHEPHLGFNVTHIQDYNKNIVYSNIAGPDGTFTHPKGTLKILK, encoded by the coding sequence ATGATACAAAAAAAATTATGGTCGTTATTAGCACTATTGGGATTTATCAGCATATTTGCAGGGAATCTCAAAGTGAAAGTTTATAATCCGGGAGCCAAAGCTATTTTTCCTATTACGTCTACCATTATTTATGGAGATAAAGATGCGATACTTGTAGATGCTCAGTTTCAGAAACAGTATGCAGAACAGCTGGTAAAAGAAATAAAAGCAACAGGAAAGAACCTGAAAACCGTTTTTATTTCTCACAGTGATCCGGATTTTTATTTTGGATTGGATGTGATTAGAAAAGCTTTTCCTAATGCTAAAATTATCTCAACGGCACAGACTGCTTATCTTATATCAGCTTCAAAAGATGATAAAATGGGAGTGTGGAAACCACAGTTGAAGGCAGATGCACCATCGGAAATTATAATTCCTGAAGCAGTTACTTCAATTCCTGATCTTGAAGGAAATAAAATTGAAATCAGACAAAACCCGGAAGATCCGGCACACAGTTTTCTGTGGATTCCTTCCATTAAAACCATTGCCGGCGGGATTTCAGTTTCTGTTGGCTCACATCTCTGGATGGCAGACACTCAGAATGTAAAAGCCATTGATCAATGGATAGGGCAGATTGATGCTATGAAAGGTTTGAAACCGGAAAAAGTTATTCCTTCTCATTTTGCAGAACTTTCCACATCACCACAATCTCTTGATTTTGTGAAAAACTATCTGGAAAATTATAAACAGGCAGTAACAGAGAACAAAACTACATCTGCAATTGTAGATTTTATGGTAAAAAAATACCCTGATCTGCCAGGAAAAGAAGAACTTGAAATGGGAGTAAAGGTTTATCTTAAAGAAATGGACTGGGATCTTAAATCACCCTATCCGGTAATCGGAAGTAAAGTGGAAGTGGACTTTGGAGAAGTTAAATTCATTCTTGATTTTAAAGATAACAAAACCATGACGTTTACAGGAACAGAAGGAAGTTCAAAAAACAGTACGGACACTGTAGAATATACTGCAGTAGAAGTAGCAAAAAATGTTTTTATGGTATACTGGCATGAGCCGCACCTTGGTTTCAATGTAACCCATATTCAGGATTATAATAAAAATATCGTGTATTCAAATATTGCAGGTCCGGACGGTACATTCACCCATCCGAAAGGAACGCTTAAAATCTTAAAGTAA
- a CDS encoding M23 family metallopeptidase, whose product MKKFLSSKKNVNILLGGLLLVVFAQGVFIAKLFSERDDKTYEVNLVKINTEKDSVDYLKMKTDLTLVDQTVAQLNSFLKSKDITNEKLMMLNQDSISNSIYLSKQANRYSQYLMDLQKKLMQVPLGMPTDGYISSNFGIRKNPIPFKTVFASVKSGAATETKPAAVAAAKPEVKAEPVEKIVELTDSYGNKREVKVMVTPKASPVAAAPAPSTTKTVAGIAAKTTIAEKNNPPAEADQMQFHKGLDIAVAYGSDVRAAAAGTVIFSGQKGGYGNCVIVSHGNGLATLYGHLSELVAKVNDKVKVGQVIAKSGNSGRSTGPHLHYEVHKNNTPINPKLFMNL is encoded by the coding sequence ATGAAAAAATTTCTAAGCAGCAAGAAGAACGTAAACATTCTCCTGGGAGGACTTTTACTAGTAGTTTTTGCACAGGGTGTCTTCATTGCCAAGCTCTTTTCTGAAAGAGATGACAAAACCTACGAAGTGAACCTTGTAAAAATAAACACTGAAAAAGACAGTGTAGATTATCTAAAAATGAAAACTGATCTTACTCTTGTAGATCAGACTGTTGCCCAGCTCAACTCTTTCCTGAAGTCCAAAGACATTACCAACGAAAAGCTGATGATGCTCAACCAGGACAGTATTTCAAATTCTATTTATCTTTCCAAGCAGGCTAACCGATACAGCCAGTATCTGATGGATCTTCAGAAAAAACTGATGCAGGTTCCTCTAGGAATGCCTACTGACGGCTATATTTCGTCCAATTTCGGGATAAGAAAAAATCCTATCCCGTTCAAAACTGTTTTTGCTTCGGTAAAATCTGGTGCAGCGACTGAGACAAAGCCAGCTGCCGTTGCAGCTGCAAAACCAGAAGTAAAAGCCGAACCCGTTGAGAAAATTGTAGAGCTTACTGACAGCTATGGAAATAAAAGAGAAGTAAAGGTGATGGTTACTCCGAAAGCAAGTCCTGTGGCTGCTGCTCCAGCTCCTTCTACAACGAAAACCGTTGCGGGTATTGCTGCAAAAACTACCATTGCTGAAAAAAACAATCCACCTGCTGAAGCTGATCAGATGCAGTTTCATAAAGGACTGGATATTGCTGTGGCCTATGGTTCCGATGTAAGAGCCGCCGCTGCCGGAACAGTCATTTTCTCCGGACAAAAAGGAGGCTATGGAAACTGTGTAATTGTTTCTCACGGAAACGGACTGGCCACACTATACGGACATTTATCTGAACTTGTTGCTAAGGTGAATGATAAAGTAAAAGTAGGCCAGGTCATTGCGAAATCCGGAAATTCAGGGCGTTCTACAGGACCTCATCTGCATTATGAAGTACACAAAAACAATACTCCGATTAACCCGAAATTGTTTATGAATCTATAA
- a CDS encoding FKBP-type peptidyl-prolyl cis-trans isomerase has product MGVADMLFKRKKELAEKNLKDGKEYMEEYGKRESVVQLPSGLQYEIITEGDGPKPGPKSTVKCHYHGTTISGKVFDSSVKRGTPASFPLNRVISGWTEALQLMTVGSKWRLIIPPHLAYGDQEISKEIGPNSTLVFEVELLDIK; this is encoded by the coding sequence ATGGGAGTAGCAGATATGTTATTTAAACGTAAAAAAGAATTAGCAGAAAAAAACCTGAAAGACGGTAAAGAATATATGGAAGAGTATGGTAAAAGAGAAAGCGTTGTGCAGTTACCAAGCGGCTTACAGTATGAAATCATTACAGAAGGCGACGGCCCGAAACCAGGACCCAAATCTACTGTAAAATGCCACTACCACGGAACTACTATTTCCGGGAAAGTATTCGACAGTTCTGTAAAAAGAGGTACACCTGCATCTTTCCCTTTGAACAGAGTGATTTCAGGATGGACGGAAGCACTTCAGTTAATGACTGTTGGCAGCAAATGGAGATTAATCATTCCTCCACACTTAGCGTATGGCGATCAGGAAATCAGCAAAGAAATCGGGCCTAACAGTACGCTTGTTTTTGAAGTTGAACTGCTGGATATTAAATAA
- a CDS encoding Rrf2 family transcriptional regulator, translating into MNNTRFATAVHIMTLLAKSPQEWLTSDWMAGSINVNPVIIRKEISVLREAGLIISRQGKEGGSQLAKNAETITISEIYKAVKNTEVLGKKNQNPNPACSVGKEINNHLNTLFEETDQLVVNFLGDKSLQEFTDQFE; encoded by the coding sequence ATGAACAATACAAGATTTGCTACGGCAGTACATATTATGACATTATTGGCGAAAAGTCCTCAGGAGTGGCTTACTTCTGACTGGATGGCCGGTAGTATCAATGTGAATCCGGTGATTATCCGAAAGGAGATCAGCGTATTGAGAGAAGCAGGCCTTATTATCAGCAGACAGGGAAAAGAGGGAGGAAGCCAGCTTGCAAAGAATGCTGAAACGATCACTATTTCCGAGATCTATAAAGCAGTAAAAAATACAGAAGTATTAGGTAAAAAAAATCAGAATCCCAATCCGGCATGCAGTGTTGGAAAAGAGATCAACAATCATTTAAATACATTATTTGAAGAAACAGATCAATTGGTGGTAAACTTTTTAGGAGACAAGTCATTACAGGAATTCACTGACCAGTTTGAATAA
- a CDS encoding TetR/AcrR family transcriptional regulator: protein MKSPRERIVEITFELFAKQGYNSTGINQIISEAEVAKASFYQHFKSKEDLCVEFLKVRHEYWFGELNHFIAKEKSLKSKIINAFDFLVYMNEKENFRGCSFLNILSEIPMDNTKILSVIQSHKADLRNFFLELLDDNEFSDHVYMLFESSIIESQLFKSNELIEKSKKIVTNLIQ, encoded by the coding sequence ATGAAATCTCCAAGAGAAAGAATAGTAGAAATAACCTTCGAATTGTTTGCAAAACAAGGGTATAATTCTACCGGAATCAATCAGATTATTTCCGAAGCTGAAGTTGCCAAGGCAAGCTTTTATCAGCATTTTAAATCCAAAGAAGATCTGTGTGTAGAATTTCTGAAGGTAAGACATGAATATTGGTTTGGTGAGCTCAATCACTTTATAGCAAAAGAAAAAAGCTTAAAATCCAAGATCATCAATGCTTTCGATTTCCTCGTGTATATGAACGAAAAGGAAAATTTCAGAGGTTGCAGCTTTCTGAATATTCTGTCGGAGATCCCCATGGATAATACTAAAATACTGAGCGTTATTCAGTCTCATAAAGCAGATCTGAGAAATTTTTTTTTAGAATTGCTCGATGATAATGAATTTTCGGATCATGTCTACATGCTTTTTGAAAGCAGTATCATAGAAAGCCAGCTTTTCAAATCCAATGAACTCATTGAAAAATCAAAAAAAATAGTGACCAATTTAATACAATAA
- a CDS encoding DUF1348 family protein, whose amino-acid sequence MEQKHPLPPFTLETALEKIQLAEDAWNSQDPEKVSKAYTIDSEWRNRDTFVNGREEIVVFLQKKWEKELHYKLKKEYWAHTDNRIAVRFEYEYQTKEGKWFRAYGNENWEFDENGLMAKRYASINDLAIKEEERKFK is encoded by the coding sequence ATGGAACAGAAACATCCGCTTCCGCCTTTCACTCTTGAAACGGCCCTGGAAAAAATTCAACTCGCAGAAGATGCCTGGAACAGTCAGGATCCTGAAAAGGTTTCCAAAGCATATACCATCGACAGCGAATGGAGAAACAGAGATACCTTTGTGAATGGGAGAGAAGAGATTGTAGTATTTCTGCAGAAAAAATGGGAAAAAGAGCTTCATTATAAGCTTAAAAAGGAATATTGGGCACACACCGACAATCGTATTGCCGTTCGTTTTGAATATGAGTACCAAACCAAGGAAGGGAAATGGTTCAGGGCTTATGGGAATGAAAACTGGGAGTTCGATGAGAACGGGCTCATGGCAAAAAGATATGCCAGTATCAATGATCTGGCTATCAAAGAAGAAGAACGAAAGTTTAAATAA